One segment of Streptomyces sp. TG1A-8 DNA contains the following:
- a CDS encoding ABC transporter permease subunit, whose amino-acid sequence MAAVQVIRSEWTKIRSVASTVWTLSLAVVVTIALGMLISALSRHQFGSMPARERLSFDPTFVSFAGMSLGQLAMIVFGVLVVSNEYSTGMIRVSLAAVPQRGTFLFGKIAVATALALLVGMATSFAAFFLGQAMLGPLRTRLDDPGVLRAVIGGGLYMTLIAVFSMGVAAMLRSPLLSLGILMPFFFLISNILGNVDATKKVGQFLPDQAGSRIMQVVPRAGDDTPYGPWGGLGIMVLWVLAALAGGCLLLKRRDAQ is encoded by the coding sequence ATGGCGGCCGTGCAGGTCATCCGGTCCGAGTGGACCAAGATCCGGTCCGTGGCGTCCACGGTGTGGACGCTGTCCCTGGCCGTGGTGGTCACCATCGCCCTGGGCATGCTCATCTCCGCGCTGTCCAGGCACCAGTTCGGCTCGATGCCCGCGCGGGAGCGGCTCTCCTTCGACCCGACGTTCGTGAGCTTCGCCGGGATGAGCCTGGGCCAGCTCGCCATGATCGTGTTCGGGGTGCTCGTCGTGTCGAACGAGTACAGCACCGGCATGATCCGCGTCTCCCTGGCCGCCGTGCCGCAGCGCGGCACCTTCCTCTTCGGCAAGATCGCCGTGGCCACCGCGCTCGCCCTGCTGGTGGGCATGGCCACCAGCTTCGCCGCGTTCTTCCTCGGCCAGGCGATGCTCGGCCCGCTGCGCACCCGGCTCGACGACCCCGGTGTGCTGCGCGCGGTGATCGGCGGCGGGCTGTACATGACGCTCATCGCCGTGTTCTCCATGGGCGTCGCCGCGATGCTGCGCTCGCCGCTGCTCTCGCTCGGCATCCTGATGCCGTTCTTCTTCCTGATCTCCAACATCCTCGGCAACGTGGACGCCACGAAGAAGGTGGGGCAGTTCCTGCCGGACCAGGCCGGCAGCCGGATCATGCAGGTGGTCCCGCGGGCCGGTGACGACACGCCCTACGGTCCCTGGGGCGGGCTCGGCATCATGGTGCTGTGGGTGCTCGCGGCCCTCGCCGGCGGCTGCCTGCTGCTCAAGCGGCGGGACGCCCAGTGA
- a CDS encoding ABC transporter ATP-binding protein, which produces MIEAVGLTKRYGDKTAVHDLSFQVRPGAVTGFLGPNGSGKSTTMRMVLGLDNPTSGTVTIGGYPYRKLPNAPRQVGALLDAKAVHGGRTARNHLLCLAQLSGIPARRVDEVLGVVGLQEVARKRSRGFSLGMGQRLGIAAALLGDPQVLLFDEPVNGLDPEGILWVRNLMKALAAEGRTVFVSSHLMSEMALTADHLIVIGRGQLLADMSVRDFISANSAGFARVRTPDAEPGLREKLTSALTGAGGHVLPEQDGALRVTGLPLPRISDLAHEADVRLWELSPHQASLEEAYMRMTQGVVDYRSSTDRKAGLQQPPPPGAQPPVPVPGQGQPGWYAPPPPQQGGRPFAPPAGPYGGAPAGPYGAPGAGAPNPYAAPPAPAPAAPPAPPAPPAPLQDPAAPVRPASAPAPAAGRLQPQTQPEDAR; this is translated from the coding sequence ATGATCGAGGCTGTCGGCCTGACCAAGCGCTACGGCGACAAGACCGCCGTGCACGACCTTTCCTTCCAGGTGCGGCCGGGCGCCGTGACCGGCTTCCTCGGACCCAACGGCTCCGGCAAGTCGACGACCATGCGGATGGTCCTCGGGCTGGACAATCCGACGTCCGGCACGGTGACCATCGGCGGCTACCCGTACCGCAAGCTGCCCAACGCGCCCCGCCAGGTCGGCGCGCTCCTCGACGCCAAGGCCGTGCACGGCGGCCGGACGGCCCGCAACCACCTGCTGTGCCTGGCCCAGCTCTCGGGCATCCCGGCCCGGCGGGTGGACGAGGTGCTCGGGGTGGTCGGCCTCCAGGAGGTGGCGCGGAAGCGCTCCAGGGGCTTCTCGCTCGGCATGGGCCAGCGCCTCGGCATAGCCGCGGCGCTGCTCGGCGACCCGCAGGTGCTGCTGTTCGACGAGCCGGTCAACGGCCTCGACCCCGAGGGCATCCTCTGGGTGCGCAACCTGATGAAGGCCCTCGCGGCCGAGGGCCGCACGGTCTTCGTCTCCTCCCACCTGATGAGCGAGATGGCGCTGACCGCCGACCACCTCATCGTCATCGGGCGCGGACAACTGCTCGCCGACATGAGCGTGCGTGACTTCATTTCGGCCAACTCAGCCGGCTTCGCGCGCGTCCGCACCCCCGACGCTGAGCCCGGGCTGCGCGAGAAGCTGACCTCCGCGCTCACCGGGGCCGGCGGCCACGTGCTGCCCGAGCAGGACGGCGCGCTGCGGGTGACCGGGCTGCCGCTGCCCCGCATCAGCGACCTCGCGCACGAGGCGGACGTCCGGCTGTGGGAGCTGTCGCCGCACCAGGCCTCGCTGGAGGAGGCGTACATGCGGATGACGCAGGGCGTCGTGGACTACCGCTCCAGCACCGACCGGAAGGCCGGCCTCCAGCAGCCCCCGCCGCCCGGCGCCCAGCCCCCCGTGCCGGTGCCGGGCCAGGGCCAGCCGGGCTGGTACGCCCCACCGCCGCCCCAGCAGGGCGGCCGGCCGTTCGCGCCGCCCGCGGGCCCGTACGGCGGCGCTCCCGCGGGTCCGTACGGCGCTCCCGGCGCCGGCGCCCCGAACCCGTACGCCGCGCCGCCCGCACCGGCCCCCGCCGCCCCGCCCGCACCGCCCGCCCCGCCCGCACCGCTGCAGGACCCGGCCGCCCCGGTCCGGCCCGCGTCCGCCCCCGCCCCGGCTGCCGGCCGGCTCCAGCCCCAGACCCAGCCCGAGGACGCCCGATGA
- a CDS encoding ABC transporter permease, with translation MSTHLPPMPQAPAAAPDRQAAPGGPYPGYSSPIPVVRTHLGHALASEWTKIKSVRSTMWTLGVFLLIVIGVGLLAGIAVSHSGDQSGQDALGLGFFGLLLGTMCIITLGVLTTASEYGTGMVRTTLTACPSRGRVLAAKSIVFFAVAFVVTLAAASFVAVLQTSLLGSHGADGPTGGQWLKATVGISLYIALLGLLSLLTGSVIRHSAGAITIMIAVVLAPLVIALFMNASSLGELQQALFEYSIPSQMGVFYDNALSRSGPTGWDPLWIMLGVTAAVYAGAYALLRNRDV, from the coding sequence ATGAGCACCCACCTGCCCCCGATGCCGCAGGCCCCCGCCGCCGCGCCCGACCGGCAGGCGGCGCCGGGCGGCCCGTACCCCGGTTACAGCTCGCCCATCCCGGTCGTGCGCACCCACCTCGGGCACGCGCTGGCCTCCGAGTGGACGAAGATCAAGTCGGTGCGTTCGACGATGTGGACGCTCGGCGTGTTCCTCCTCATCGTGATCGGCGTCGGACTGCTCGCCGGGATCGCGGTCAGCCACTCCGGCGACCAGTCCGGCCAGGACGCGCTGGGCCTCGGCTTCTTCGGCCTGCTGCTCGGCACGATGTGCATCATCACGCTCGGCGTGCTCACCACCGCGTCCGAGTACGGCACCGGCATGGTCCGCACCACGCTGACCGCGTGCCCGAGCCGGGGGCGGGTGCTGGCCGCCAAGTCGATCGTGTTCTTCGCCGTCGCCTTCGTGGTGACGCTGGCCGCCGCGTCCTTCGTGGCGGTGCTCCAGACCTCCCTGCTGGGCAGCCACGGCGCGGACGGCCCGACCGGCGGGCAGTGGCTGAAGGCCACCGTCGGCATCAGCCTCTACATCGCGCTGCTCGGGCTGCTCTCGCTCCTGACGGGCTCGGTGATCCGGCACTCGGCGGGCGCCATCACCATCATGATCGCCGTGGTGCTCGCCCCGCTGGTGATCGCCCTGTTCATGAACGCGTCCTCGCTGGGGGAGTTGCAGCAGGCACTGTTCGAGTACTCGATCCCGAGCCAGATGGGCGTCTTCTACGACAACGCCCTGAGCCGGTCCGGCCCGACCGGCTGGGACCCGCTGTGGATCATGCTGGGTGTGACCGCGGCGGTGTACGCCGGGGCCTACGCGCTGCTACGCAACCGGGACGTGTAG
- a CDS encoding ATP-binding cassette domain-containing protein, with protein sequence MIELEGLTKRYGDRTAVDGLTFTVGPGIVTGFLGPNGAGKSTTMRMILGLDHPTAGDVRIDGRHYDRLRDPLRSIGALLDAKGMHGGRSAYNHLLCLAQSNGIPRRRVDEVLGVVGLTAVARKKAKGFSLGMGQRLGIAGALLGDPRILMFDEPVNGLDPEGIHWIRNLMKSLAAQGRTVFVSSHLMSEMALTADHLVVIGQGRLLADTSMADFIRQNSRSFVRIRTPQRERLLDVLHEAGITVVETGGGALEAPGGKAERIGELAAGHGVVLHELSPRQASLEEAFMQLTAESVEYHAHAGSEPAPRGAGTGWKGA encoded by the coding sequence ATGATCGAGCTGGAGGGGCTGACCAAGCGGTACGGGGACAGGACTGCGGTCGACGGCCTCACCTTCACGGTCGGGCCCGGCATCGTGACCGGGTTCCTCGGGCCCAACGGCGCGGGGAAGTCCACCACCATGCGGATGATCCTGGGGCTGGACCACCCCACCGCCGGCGACGTCCGGATCGACGGCAGGCACTACGACCGCCTGCGGGACCCGCTGCGGTCCATCGGGGCCCTGCTGGACGCCAAGGGCATGCACGGCGGGCGCAGCGCCTACAACCACCTGCTGTGCCTCGCGCAGAGCAACGGCATCCCCCGGCGGCGGGTGGACGAGGTGCTCGGCGTCGTGGGGCTCACCGCGGTGGCGCGCAAGAAGGCGAAGGGGTTCTCGCTGGGGATGGGGCAGCGGCTGGGGATCGCCGGGGCGCTGCTCGGGGACCCGCGGATCCTGATGTTCGACGAGCCGGTCAACGGGCTCGACCCCGAGGGCATCCACTGGATCCGGAACCTGATGAAGTCGCTGGCCGCGCAGGGCCGGACCGTGTTCGTGTCGAGCCACCTGATGAGCGAGATGGCGCTCACCGCCGACCACCTGGTCGTCATCGGGCAGGGCAGGCTCCTGGCGGACACCTCCATGGCCGACTTCATCCGGCAGAACTCCCGGTCCTTCGTCCGCATCCGCACCCCGCAGCGCGAACGGCTCCTCGACGTGCTGCACGAGGCCGGGATCACGGTCGTGGAGACGGGCGGCGGGGCGCTGGAGGCGCCGGGCGGCAAGGCCGAGCGGATCGGGGAGCTGGCCGCCGGGCACGGGGTCGTGCTGCACGAGCTGAGTCCGCGGCAGGCCTCGCTGGAGGAGGCGTTCATGCAGCTGACGGCGGAGTCGGTGGAGTACCACGCGCACGCCGGGTCCGAGCCCGCCCCACGGGGCGCGGGCACCGGCTGGAAGGGGGCCTGA
- a CDS encoding cellulose-binding protein, with the protein MSDTSPYGFELVRRGYDRAQVDERISKLVSDRDSALARITALEKRIEELHLETQNAQTQITDAEPSYAGLGARVEKILRLAEEEAKELREEARRAAEQHRDLAESAAQQVRSDAETYASERKAKAEDEGVRIVEKAKSDASQLRAEAQKDAQSKREEADALFEETRAKAAQAAADFETNLAKRREQSERDLASRQQKAEKRLAEIEHRAEQLRLEAEKLRTDAERRARQTVETAQRQAEDIVADANAKADRIRSESERELAALTNRRDSINAQLTNVREMLATLTGAAVAAAGSSTDDDSVSRGVPAQQSR; encoded by the coding sequence ATGAGCGACACTTCCCCCTACGGCTTCGAGCTTGTGCGGCGTGGGTACGACCGCGCTCAGGTGGACGAACGAATCTCCAAGCTCGTCTCCGACCGTGACAGCGCTCTCGCCCGCATCACCGCTCTGGAGAAGCGCATCGAGGAGCTCCACCTCGAAACGCAGAACGCCCAGACCCAGATCACCGACGCCGAGCCGTCGTACGCGGGTCTCGGCGCGCGGGTCGAGAAGATCCTCCGCCTCGCCGAGGAGGAGGCCAAGGAGCTGCGTGAGGAGGCCCGGCGCGCGGCCGAGCAGCACCGCGACCTCGCCGAGTCGGCGGCCCAGCAGGTCCGCAGCGACGCCGAGACGTACGCCTCCGAGCGCAAGGCCAAGGCCGAGGACGAGGGCGTCCGGATCGTCGAGAAGGCCAAGAGCGACGCGTCCCAGCTGCGCGCCGAGGCGCAGAAGGACGCACAGTCCAAGCGCGAGGAGGCCGACGCCCTCTTCGAGGAGACCCGCGCCAAGGCCGCGCAGGCCGCCGCCGACTTCGAGACGAACCTCGCCAAGCGCCGCGAGCAGTCCGAGCGCGACCTGGCGTCCCGTCAGCAGAAGGCGGAGAAGCGGCTGGCGGAGATCGAGCACCGCGCCGAGCAGCTCCGCCTGGAGGCGGAGAAGCTGCGCACGGACGCCGAGCGCCGCGCCCGCCAGACGGTGGAGACGGCCCAGCGCCAGGCCGAGGACATCGTGGCCGACGCCAACGCGAAGGCCGACCGGATCCGCTCGGAGTCCGAGCGCGAGCTGGCCGCCCTCACCAACCGTCGCGACAGCATCAACGCCCAGCTGACGAACGTCCGCGAGATGCTCGCCACGCTGACCGGCGCCGCGGTGGCCGCCGCCGGCTCCAGCACCGACGACGACTCGGTCTCCCGGGGCGTTCCGGCGCAGCAGTCCCGGTAA
- a CDS encoding ATP/GTP-binding protein has translation MSPRRNRPKAAGSSGRSAEDDRAGRYGGWQSTENWQGEDWSVRHVAGAGTQGKAYRCPGCDQLIPSGVPHVVAWPEYSGVDDRRHWHKACWNAKDRRTTRVQRSRNAPRF, from the coding sequence GTGTCCCCGCGCCGCAACCGACCCAAGGCAGCCGGATCGTCCGGCCGGAGCGCCGAGGACGACCGCGCCGGCCGGTACGGCGGATGGCAGTCCACGGAGAACTGGCAGGGCGAGGACTGGAGCGTGCGCCACGTCGCCGGGGCGGGCACGCAGGGCAAGGCCTACCGCTGCCCGGGCTGCGACCAGCTGATCCCCTCCGGCGTCCCGCACGTGGTGGCCTGGCCGGAGTACTCGGGCGTGGACGACCGCCGCCACTGGCACAAGGCGTGCTGGAACGCGAAGGACCGCCGCACCACACGGGTGCAGCGGTCCCGCAACGCGCCGAGGTTCTGA
- the scy gene encoding polarized growth protein Scy, translated as MRGYESQEREPAADVDHLSRFEAEMKRLRTEREKAIQHADDLGYQVEVLRAKLHEARRTLMTRPAYDGGDIGYQAEQLLRNAQVQADQLRQDAERELSQVRAQTQRILQEHAEQAARLQAELHQEAVTRRQQLDQELAERRRTVESHVNENVAWAEQLRARTEQQARRLLEESRAEAEQAMAAARAEAERLTREARERLRGEAEAARTEADQILRRARADAERLLNAASAQAQEAADHAEQLRSSTTSESDAARRRAAELGRAAEQRMTEAEEALRKAQTEAEKLVTQAKEAAAKALASAEAANETRTRTAKEQVARLVEEATKEAESTRAEAEQLVADARAEAEKVVAEAAEKARSIAAEETATQLSKAAKTAEDVLNKASEDAKKTTRAAAEEAERIRSEAETEADRLRAEAHDIAEQLKGAAKDDTKEYRAKTVELQEEARRLRGEAEQLRADALAEGESIRAEARREAVAQIEEAAKSAEELLAKAKADADELRQTATTDSEKVRTEAIERATTLRRQAEETLERTRKEAERLREEAAERAEALTADAERAARELREEAERTAEARRAEAAGEAARLQAEAQERLAGAEQALTDAREEAARIRREAGEETERLRAEAAERIRTLQQQAETEAERLRTEAASDASASRAEGEALAVRLRSEAAAEAERLKAEAQDTADRVRAEAQAAAERLGAEASETLAAAQEEAARRRREAEELLGAAREEADQERERARAQSEELLASARKRVEEAQAEATRLVAEADRRAAEMVSAAEQHAQQVRESVAGLQEQAQQEIAGLRSAAEHAADRTRREAGEEADRVRTDAYAERERASEDASRLRREANEEAEAARALAERTVADAATEAERLRSDASDYAQRVRTEASDALAEADQAAARTRADAREDANRIRSDAATQADTLITEARNEAERLQTETAAEAERVRTEALAEAERLRTRTAAEAERVRTEALAGAERLQTETAAEAERVRTEALAEADRVRAEAVTGAEQLIADATGDAERLRTEAAETVASARQQAERLRTESERARTEAETEAERLVTSARQEAERTLDEARKEANKRRSEAAEQVDTLITETAAEADKLLTEAQQQALKTTAEAESQADTMVGAARSEADRIVSEATVEGNSLVERARTDADELLVGARRDATAIRERAEELRDRITAEIEELHERARREAAETMKSTGDRCDALIKAAEEQLAKAEAKAEELVSEANSEAGKVRIAAVRKAEGLLKEAEQKKASLIREAEELKAEAIREARRTVEEGKRELDILVRRREDINAEISRVQDVLEALESFEAPAAGKDGGVKAAATVGSPRSGGKASGD; from the coding sequence GTGCGGGGCTACGAGAGCCAGGAGCGAGAGCCGGCGGCTGACGTCGACCACCTCTCTCGGTTCGAAGCCGAGATGAAGCGGCTGAGGACCGAGCGGGAAAAGGCGATCCAGCACGCCGATGACCTCGGCTACCAGGTCGAGGTGCTGCGCGCCAAGCTGCACGAGGCGCGCCGCACCCTGATGACCCGGCCCGCCTACGACGGCGGTGACATCGGTTACCAGGCCGAGCAGTTGCTCCGCAACGCCCAGGTGCAGGCCGACCAGTTGCGCCAGGACGCCGAGCGGGAGCTCAGCCAGGTCCGCGCCCAGACCCAGCGCATCCTGCAGGAGCACGCCGAGCAGGCCGCCCGCCTGCAGGCCGAGCTGCACCAGGAGGCGGTCACCCGCCGCCAGCAGCTCGACCAGGAACTGGCCGAGCGCCGGCGGACCGTCGAGTCGCACGTCAACGAGAACGTGGCGTGGGCCGAGCAGCTGCGCGCCCGTACCGAGCAGCAGGCCCGCCGGCTGCTGGAGGAGTCCCGCGCGGAGGCCGAGCAGGCCATGGCCGCCGCCCGCGCCGAGGCCGAGCGGCTGACCCGGGAGGCCCGCGAGCGGCTGCGCGGCGAGGCGGAGGCGGCCCGCACGGAGGCCGACCAGATCCTGCGCCGCGCCCGTGCCGACGCCGAGCGGCTGTTGAACGCCGCCTCCGCGCAGGCCCAGGAGGCCGCCGACCACGCCGAGCAGCTGCGCAGCTCCACCACCAGCGAGTCGGACGCCGCCCGCCGCCGGGCCGCCGAGCTGGGCCGGGCCGCCGAACAGCGCATGACCGAGGCCGAGGAGGCGCTGCGCAAGGCGCAGACCGAGGCGGAGAAGCTGGTCACGCAGGCCAAGGAGGCCGCCGCCAAGGCGCTCGCCAGTGCCGAGGCCGCCAACGAGACCCGTACCCGCACCGCCAAGGAGCAGGTCGCCCGGCTGGTCGAGGAGGCCACCAAGGAGGCCGAGTCCACCCGGGCCGAGGCCGAGCAGCTGGTCGCCGACGCGCGGGCCGAGGCCGAGAAGGTCGTCGCCGAGGCCGCCGAGAAGGCCCGCAGCATCGCCGCCGAGGAGACCGCCACCCAGTTGTCCAAGGCGGCGAAGACCGCCGAGGACGTGCTGAACAAGGCGTCCGAGGACGCCAAGAAGACCACCCGGGCCGCCGCCGAGGAGGCCGAACGGATCCGCTCGGAGGCCGAGACCGAGGCGGACCGGCTGCGTGCCGAGGCGCACGACATCGCCGAGCAGCTCAAGGGCGCGGCGAAGGACGACACCAAGGAGTACCGCGCCAAGACGGTCGAGCTGCAGGAGGAGGCCCGCCGGCTGCGCGGCGAGGCCGAGCAGCTGCGCGCCGACGCGCTGGCCGAGGGCGAGTCCATCCGGGCCGAGGCCCGCCGGGAGGCCGTCGCGCAGATCGAGGAGGCGGCCAAGTCCGCCGAGGAGCTGCTGGCCAAGGCCAAGGCGGACGCCGACGAGCTGCGCCAGACCGCGACCACGGACAGCGAGAAGGTCCGCACCGAGGCCATCGAGCGGGCCACCACCCTGCGCCGGCAGGCCGAGGAGACCCTGGAGCGCACCCGCAAGGAGGCCGAGCGGCTGCGCGAGGAGGCCGCCGAGCGGGCCGAGGCGCTCACGGCGGACGCCGAACGGGCCGCGCGCGAGCTGCGCGAGGAGGCCGAGCGGACGGCCGAGGCCCGGCGCGCGGAGGCCGCCGGGGAGGCGGCCCGGCTACAGGCGGAGGCGCAGGAGCGGCTGGCGGGGGCCGAGCAGGCACTCACGGACGCGCGCGAGGAGGCGGCCCGGATCCGCCGGGAGGCCGGCGAGGAGACCGAGCGGCTGCGCGCGGAGGCCGCCGAGCGGATCCGCACGCTCCAGCAGCAGGCCGAGACCGAGGCCGAGCGGCTGCGCACCGAGGCCGCGTCCGACGCGTCCGCCTCGCGCGCCGAGGGCGAGGCCCTCGCCGTGCGGCTGCGCTCGGAGGCCGCCGCCGAGGCCGAGCGGCTGAAGGCGGAGGCGCAGGACACCGCGGACCGGGTGCGGGCGGAGGCCCAGGCCGCGGCGGAGCGGCTGGGCGCCGAGGCGTCCGAGACGCTGGCCGCCGCGCAGGAGGAGGCCGCCCGGCGCCGCCGCGAGGCCGAGGAACTCCTCGGCGCGGCCCGCGAGGAGGCCGACCAGGAGCGCGAGCGGGCCCGTGCGCAGAGCGAGGAGCTGCTCGCCTCCGCGCGCAAGCGGGTGGAGGAGGCGCAGGCCGAGGCGACGCGGCTGGTCGCGGAGGCCGACCGGCGCGCCGCGGAGATGGTGTCCGCGGCCGAGCAGCACGCGCAGCAGGTGCGGGAGTCCGTGGCCGGGCTGCAGGAGCAGGCGCAGCAGGAGATCGCCGGGCTGCGCTCGGCCGCCGAGCACGCGGCGGACCGGACCCGCCGGGAGGCCGGGGAGGAGGCGGACCGGGTCCGCACCGACGCCTACGCCGAGCGGGAGCGGGCGAGCGAGGACGCCTCGCGGCTGCGGCGCGAGGCGAACGAGGAGGCGGAGGCCGCCAGGGCACTGGCCGAGCGGACGGTGGCGGACGCCGCGACGGAGGCCGAGCGGCTGCGCTCGGACGCGTCCGACTACGCCCAGCGGGTGCGCACGGAGGCCTCGGACGCGCTCGCCGAGGCCGACCAGGCCGCCGCCCGCACCCGGGCGGACGCCCGCGAGGACGCCAACCGCATCCGCTCGGACGCGGCCACCCAGGCGGACACGCTCATCACGGAGGCCCGCAACGAGGCCGAGCGGCTGCAGACCGAGACCGCCGCGGAGGCCGAACGGGTCCGCACCGAGGCGCTCGCCGAGGCCGAGCGGCTGCGGACCCGAACGGCCGCGGAGGCCGAACGGGTGCGCACCGAGGCGCTCGCCGGGGCGGAACGGCTGCAGACCGAGACCGCCGCGGAGGCCGAACGGGTCCGCACCGAGGCGCTCGCCGAGGCCGACCGTGTCCGTGCGGAGGCCGTGACCGGCGCCGAGCAGCTCATCGCGGACGCCACCGGCGACGCGGAGCGGCTGCGCACCGAGGCCGCCGAGACGGTGGCCTCCGCCCGGCAGCAGGCCGAGCGGCTGCGCACCGAGTCCGAGCGGGCCCGGACCGAGGCGGAGACGGAGGCCGAACGGCTCGTCACGTCCGCGCGGCAGGAGGCCGAGCGGACCTTGGACGAGGCCCGCAAGGAGGCCAACAAGCGGCGCTCGGAGGCGGCCGAGCAGGTCGACACGCTCATCACGGAGACCGCGGCCGAAGCCGACAAGCTGCTCACCGAGGCCCAGCAGCAGGCGCTGAAGACCACCGCGGAAGCCGAGTCGCAGGCGGACACGATGGTGGGCGCGGCCCGCAGCGAGGCCGACCGGATCGTGTCCGAGGCGACCGTCGAGGGCAACTCGCTGGTGGAGAGGGCCCGTACGGACGCGGACGAACTGCTGGTCGGTGCCCGCCGGGACGCGACCGCCATCAGGGAGCGCGCGGAGGAGCTGCGCGACCGCATCACCGCGGAGATCGAGGAGCTGCACGAGCGGGCCCGCCGCGAGGCCGCCGAGACGATGAAGTCCACCGGCGACCGCTGCGACGCGCTCATCAAGGCCGCCGAGGAGCAGCTGGCCAAGGCCGAGGCGAAGGCCGAGGAGCTGGTCTCGGAGGCCAACTCCGAGGCGGGCAAGGTGCGCATCGCCGCCGTCAGGAAGGCGGAGGGGCTGCTCAAGGAGGCCGAGCAGAAGAAGGCGTCGCTGATCAGGGAGGCCGAGGAGCTGAAGGCCGAGGCGATCCGCGAGGCCCGGCGCACGGTCGAGGAGGGCAAGCGCGAGCTGGATATCCTGGTGCGCCGGCGCGAGGACATCAACGCCGAGATCTCCCGCGTGCAGGACGTCCTGGAGGCGCTGGAGTCCTTCGAGGCGCCGGCCGCCGGCAAGGACGGCGGAGTCAAGGCGGCCGCCACCGTCGGTTCCCCCCGATCGGGTGGCAAGGCGTCGGGCGACTAG
- a CDS encoding SCO5389 family protein, with protein MSLDVSPALLEQAERGEVDEAAFVDCVRTSLPYAWETISSLVAQLKVDGGPFADNQTPPPDEQARGQLLRALASDAIRGALQRHFGVRLAFQNCHRVAVFPLDASVDQTLARFTSARNQLLNQSPELRDC; from the coding sequence ATGTCGCTCGACGTCTCACCGGCCCTACTCGAACAGGCCGAGCGAGGCGAGGTCGACGAAGCAGCATTCGTCGACTGCGTCCGGACCTCCCTGCCCTACGCGTGGGAGACGATCAGCTCGCTGGTGGCCCAGCTGAAGGTGGACGGCGGACCCTTCGCCGACAACCAGACGCCCCCGCCGGACGAGCAGGCACGCGGTCAGCTGCTGCGCGCGCTCGCGAGTGACGCCATACGCGGTGCGCTGCAGCGGCACTTCGGGGTACGGCTGGCCTTCCAGAACTGCCACCGGGTGGCGGTGTTCCCCCTGGACGCCTCGGTGGACCAGACGCTGGCCCGCTTCACGTCGGCGCGCAACCAGTTGCTCAACCAGTCGCCGGAGCTGCGGGACTGCTGA
- a CDS encoding LLM class flavin-dependent oxidoreductase, with translation MRVGSFVPAAQFPGQGPGEALHRAVRSAEAAEEAGLDTVWLAEHHFVPYGTCPSAVTLAALLLGRTRRLRVGTAVSVLPTAHPVALGEQAALLHVASGGRFTLGVGRGGPWVDLEVFGTGLRAYEHGFPESLDLLVRWLREPSVAASGERFRFREVPVVPRPSEALTGALGPEVVVACTSPASVGLAAERGLPMLLGMHVGDEEKAEMVALWRRRARAAGRPAEEIADAAHVSAGVCQLADRRTDAVETLLKAMPGWLKQGLEAHVTVDGRARVMRDPHAYTELLCELHPVGTPQLAADRLAATSERTGISRFALLVEGSGDLAATEENVRRLGAEVLPRLR, from the coding sequence ATGCGCGTAGGAAGTTTTGTGCCGGCCGCCCAGTTCCCGGGCCAGGGCCCCGGGGAGGCCCTGCACCGGGCGGTCCGCTCGGCGGAGGCCGCCGAGGAGGCCGGTCTGGACACGGTGTGGCTGGCCGAGCACCACTTCGTGCCGTACGGCACCTGTCCGTCCGCCGTCACGCTGGCCGCGCTGCTGCTCGGCCGCACCCGCCGGCTGCGGGTCGGTACGGCGGTGAGCGTGCTGCCCACCGCGCACCCGGTCGCCCTCGGCGAACAGGCCGCGCTGCTGCACGTGGCGAGCGGCGGACGGTTCACGCTGGGCGTGGGGCGCGGCGGCCCGTGGGTGGACCTGGAGGTGTTCGGCACGGGTCTGCGGGCGTACGAGCACGGGTTCCCCGAATCACTCGATCTGCTGGTGCGCTGGCTGCGCGAACCGTCGGTCGCGGCCTCGGGCGAACGCTTCCGCTTCCGGGAGGTGCCCGTCGTGCCCCGCCCCTCGGAGGCGCTGACCGGGGCCCTTGGCCCGGAGGTCGTCGTCGCCTGCACCTCCCCGGCGAGCGTGGGGCTGGCCGCCGAGCGCGGGCTGCCGATGCTGCTCGGGATGCACGTCGGGGACGAGGAGAAGGCCGAGATGGTCGCCCTGTGGCGGCGCCGCGCACGGGCCGCGGGACGGCCGGCCGAGGAGATCGCGGACGCGGCCCACGTCTCGGCCGGCGTCTGCCAGCTCGCGGACCGGCGCACCGACGCCGTGGAGACGCTGCTGAAGGCGATGCCGGGCTGGTTGAAGCAGGGCCTCGAGGCCCACGTGACGGTCGACGGCCGGGCGCGCGTGATGCGCGATCCGCACGCCTACACCGAACTGCTCTGCGAGCTGCACCCGGTGGGCACCCCGCAGCTCGCGGCCGACCGGCTCGCGGCCACCTCCGAGCGCACCGGCATCTCCCGCTTCGCCCTGCTCGTCGAGGGCTCCGGCGATCTCGCCGCGACGGAGGAGAACGTGCGGCGCCTGGGCGCCGAGGTGCTGCCCCGGCTGCGCTGA